A stretch of the Aphanothece sacrum FPU1 genome encodes the following:
- a CDS encoding succinate dehydrogenase/fumarate reductase iron-sulfur subunit yields MQVVLKILRQKSNQSPYLQSYTLEVEPGNTILDCLNRIKWEQDGSLAFRKNCRNTICGSCSMKINGRSALACKENIGHELQQFPASSQNNPPEITIAPLGNLPVIKDLVVDMSPFWDKLQQVDPYVSTQGRAIPEREFLQSPEERSRLDQTGNCIMCGACYSECNALTVNPDFVGPHALAKAQRMVEDSRDTQKEARLEVYSQGTQGVWGCTRCYFCNVVCPMEVAPMDQITQIKQQILERKDGQDSRAIRHRKVLVELVKEGGWVDERKFGLFVVGNYFRDLQGLLSLVPLGLNMLVKGKFPLSFEASEGTQEVRSLIEAIQDQQTVKD; encoded by the coding sequence ATGCAAGTTGTCTTGAAAATTCTGCGACAAAAGTCCAATCAGTCCCCGTATTTACAGAGTTATACCTTAGAGGTAGAGCCAGGCAATACTATATTAGACTGTCTTAATCGGATTAAATGGGAACAAGATGGTAGTCTGGCCTTCCGCAAAAATTGCCGTAATACTATCTGTGGCAGTTGTAGTATGAAAATCAATGGCCGTTCTGCCCTAGCGTGTAAAGAAAATATTGGTCATGAACTACAACAGTTTCCTGCATCTAGTCAAAACAACCCTCCAGAAATTACCATTGCCCCTCTAGGAAATTTACCAGTTATTAAAGATTTAGTGGTAGATATGTCACCTTTTTGGGATAAATTACAACAAGTAGATCCTTATGTGAGTACCCAAGGACGGGCCATTCCTGAAAGAGAATTTTTGCAAAGCCCCGAAGAGCGATCGCGTTTAGATCAAACGGGCAATTGTATTATGTGCGGAGCTTGTTATTCTGAATGTAATGCCCTGACGGTCAATCCTGATTTTGTGGGCCCCCACGCTTTAGCTAAAGCGCAACGGATGGTAGAAGATTCGCGCGATACCCAGAAGGAAGCTCGTTTAGAAGTCTATAGTCAAGGGACTCAAGGAGTTTGGGGTTGTACCAGATGTTATTTTTGTAATGTAGTTTGTCCGATGGAAGTGGCCCCTATGGATCAAATTACCCAAATTAAACAGCAAATTTTAGAACGCAAAGATGGTCAAGATAGTCGTGCTATTCGTCATCGCAAAGTCTTGGTAGAATTAGTTAAAGAAGGGGGTTGGGTAGACGAGCGTAAATTTGGGTTATTCGTGGTGGGAAATTATTTCCGAGATTTACAAGGGTTATTAAGTTTAGTTCCTTTGGGATTAAATATGTTAGTTAAAGGTAAATTTCCCCTATCATTTGAAGCTTCCGAAGGTACTCAAGAAGTGCGATCGCTCATTGAAGCTATACAAGATCAGCAAACTGTAAAAGACTGA
- a CDS encoding 2Fe-2S iron-sulfur cluster-binding protein → MTRFHQIRIHHRQTGKHYTLEVPDDNYILHSAEDQGYDLPFSCRNGACTTCAVRVLSGDIYQPEAVGLSPELKDKGYALLCVSYAQSDLEVETQDEDEVYELQFGRYFGRGKVKFGLPLDDD, encoded by the coding sequence ATGACTCGATTTCATCAAATTCGTATCCATCATCGTCAAACGGGAAAACATTACACTTTAGAAGTTCCTGACGATAACTACATTCTTCATAGTGCAGAAGATCAAGGTTATGATTTACCTTTTTCCTGTCGCAATGGAGCTTGTACTACCTGTGCCGTGAGGGTCTTATCGGGAGATATCTATCAACCAGAAGCGGTGGGACTTTCTCCCGAATTAAAAGATAAAGGTTATGCTTTATTGTGTGTCAGCTATGCTCAGTCTGATTTAGAAGTAGAAACTCAAGATGAAGATGAGGTCTATGAACTACAATTTGGGCGATATTTTGGTAGAGGAAAAGTTAAATTTGGCTTACCCTTAGATGATGATTAA
- a CDS encoding Uma2 family endonuclease, with protein sequence MLTQSIVKPNLTIPPLENGDKLTRFEFERRYEQMPYIKKAELIEGIVYMGSPLRINQHGNPHIHIATWLGIYEALTFGVQAGDNCTVILDSDNEPQPDALLRIKKGGQSIINEKGYVEGTPELIVEIAASTASIDLNDKMKAYRRNQVQEYLVWRVYDGEFDWFRLKEGIYTKLEPDENGIIKSEVYVGLWLDINSLLTGNLAKVLEVLQKGIGTEEHKNFVKRMSN encoded by the coding sequence ATGTTGACACAGAGCATAGTCAAACCTAATTTAACCATTCCTCCTTTAGAAAATGGTGATAAATTAACTCGCTTTGAATTTGAACGCCGTTATGAACAAATGCCTTATATTAAAAAAGCAGAATTAATCGAAGGAATTGTTTATATGGGTTCTCCCTTACGAATTAATCAACATGGAAATCCTCATATTCATATTGCCACTTGGCTAGGGATTTATGAAGCACTGACTTTTGGAGTTCAAGCTGGTGATAATTGTACAGTAATATTAGACAGTGATAATGAACCTCAACCTGATGCTTTACTAAGAATAAAAAAAGGAGGACAATCTATAATTAATGAAAAAGGTTATGTAGAAGGTACGCCAGAATTAATTGTAGAAATTGCGGCAAGTACGGCTTCTATTGACTTAAATGATAAAATGAAAGCCTATCGTCGTAACCAAGTCCAAGAATATTTAGTCTGGCGAGTATATGATGGTGAGTTTGATTGGTTTAGATTAAAAGAAGGGATATATACTAAACTAGAACCAGATGAAAATGGAATTATAAAAAGTGAGGTTTATGTAGGATTATGGTTAGATATTAATTCTTTATTAACGGGAAATTTAGCCAAAGTTTTGGAAGTTTTACAAAAAGGGATTGGGACAGAAGAACATAAAAATTTTGTTAAAAGAATGTCAAATTAA
- a CDS encoding inositol monophosphatase family protein, which translates to MEQTTLNEREIFLDIATEAVMSAGVILQDLLGQLEKIEEKGRPGDLVTEADKKAETAILEVLGRRVPHHRILAEESGKLGAIESDYLWAIDPLDGTTNYAHSYPMSAVSVGLLLGGVSLVGAVYNPFRRELFRGARGLGATLNYRPIRVSKTTELSKSLLVTGFAYDRRETKDTNYPEFCYLTHLTQGVRRSGSASLDLTDVACGRLDGYWERGLSPWDIAAGIVILEEAGGKITAYDESPLSIESGRLLATNGIIHHQVSQELNEALPWLKSFYK; encoded by the coding sequence ATGGAACAAACCACCCTTAACGAACGAGAGATTTTTCTAGATATTGCTACCGAAGCAGTCATGAGTGCTGGAGTCATTTTACAAGATCTCTTAGGTCAACTAGAAAAGATTGAAGAAAAAGGCAGACCCGGAGATTTAGTCACGGAAGCGGATAAAAAAGCAGAAACCGCTATTTTAGAAGTTTTAGGTCGTCGCGTTCCCCATCATCGCATTTTAGCTGAAGAATCAGGAAAATTAGGGGCAATCGAAAGTGATTATTTATGGGCCATTGATCCCTTAGATGGAACAACAAATTATGCTCATAGTTACCCCATGTCTGCCGTTTCTGTGGGATTATTATTAGGAGGTGTTTCTTTAGTCGGGGCAGTATATAATCCCTTTCGTCGGGAATTATTCCGAGGAGCCAGGGGATTGGGTGCTACTCTTAATTATCGCCCGATTCGCGTGTCTAAAACCACTGAATTAAGCAAAAGCTTACTGGTAACGGGATTTGCTTATGATCGACGAGAGACAAAAGATACTAATTATCCCGAATTTTGTTATCTAACCCATCTGACTCAGGGTGTACGTCGTAGTGGTTCAGCTTCCTTAGATTTAACCGATGTCGCTTGTGGACGGTTAGATGGTTACTGGGAACGGGGGTTAAGTCCTTGGGATATTGCCGCCGGAATTGTTATTTTAGAGGAAGCTGGGGGGAAAATTACCGCTTATGATGAAAGTCCTTTAAGTATTGAGTCAGGTCGTCTTTTAGCCACTAATGGAATTATTCACCATCAGGTTAGTCAAGAGTTAAATGAGGCCTTACCTTGGCTCAAAAGCTTCTATAAATAA
- a CDS encoding J domain-containing protein has product MSSFPIQQGLFKYDLADHFAILGVPLDAEPRQIRQRYLKIAYRLHPDTCKATTEREKQRASKILSKLVNPAYETLSKERSRTEYLLVLSQMGQNLALELSSMTLASEEAQKLTRSVHNIDLMYHKLMLPLMSEQYKDLDALFPKIAQISELNLVYLMLKQGTQVKPKPQPKKITPPPQPPKPSPETPPVSPVATALRRAQEYLDRNNISQAITELREALKTEPNNGTCHGLLGLAYLRENQVTMAKVHINKARKVSPQDPIVINAKEALDRLAPDKSKPKDQDKGGGLFGSLFGKKK; this is encoded by the coding sequence ATGTCGTCTTTTCCAATCCAACAAGGACTATTTAAGTACGATTTGGCCGATCATTTTGCTATTTTAGGGGTTCCCCTAGATGCTGAACCTCGGCAAATTCGTCAACGATATCTAAAAATAGCCTATCGTCTTCATCCTGATACCTGTAAAGCTACAACAGAACGGGAGAAACAACGGGCCAGTAAAATTTTATCAAAATTAGTCAATCCTGCCTACGAAACCCTATCTAAAGAGCGTTCCCGCACAGAATATCTATTAGTCTTGTCTCAAATGGGGCAAAATTTAGCTCTCGAATTAAGTAGTATGACTTTAGCGTCCGAAGAAGCGCAGAAACTCACTCGGTCTGTTCATAATATCGATTTGATGTATCATAAGCTGATGTTACCCTTAATGAGTGAGCAATACAAAGATTTAGATGCTCTATTTCCTAAAATTGCTCAAATTAGCGAATTAAATTTAGTCTATTTAATGTTAAAACAGGGAACACAAGTTAAACCAAAACCCCAACCTAAAAAAATCACCCCTCCTCCACAACCCCCTAAACCATCCCCAGAAACTCCGCCTGTTTCTCCTGTGGCCACTGCTTTACGGCGAGCGCAAGAATATCTCGATCGCAATAATATCTCCCAAGCAATTACAGAATTACGAGAAGCTCTCAAAACAGAACCTAATAACGGGACTTGTCATGGGTTGTTAGGATTAGCTTATTTGCGAGAAAATCAAGTAACTATGGCTAAAGTTCATATTAACAAAGCTCGCAAAGTTAGTCCTCAAGATCCCATTGTGATTAATGCCAAAGAAGCTTTAGATAGACTTGCTCCCGATAAGAGCAAACCCAAAGATCAAGACAAAGGAGGGGGATTATTTGGTTCTCTATTCGGTAAAAAAAAGTAG
- a CDS encoding ATP phosphoribosyltransferase regulatory subunit: MIHQAPAGARDLLPLEVVQKAWINDRLQDVFGQWGYQRIVTSTIEWLDTLMAGGAIEPSTVIQLQDNSSGQLGLRPELTASIARAAVTRMADNSHPQRLCYRANVFRNPPMGYHGKQLEFYQAGVELLFVGGVLADAEILLLAAQCLQQLGFPQWHLMVGEAGLTRSLLSVFPDPLREQVRDCLAQLDYVSLENLDYHSTDLQQRAKLLFNLRGNPADVLEKVMGLELDERGQQSLTNLKSLVDLINESSGTPLPLTLDLSLIQTFDYYTGIVFKVIGQTDNQLRVLGQGGRYDQLLGVYHPQGKSAPGIGFSLNLEELHAGLLKTSILPQTPPIIDWLVIPRTPQAQGSALRHAQTLRNTPNQGRVEIDLGGRSSTEIHDYALECSIKNLAWVDHDETVVIENLF, translated from the coding sequence ATGATTCATCAAGCACCCGCAGGGGCCAGAGATTTACTCCCCCTAGAAGTTGTTCAAAAAGCCTGGATCAATGATCGTCTACAAGATGTCTTTGGCCAATGGGGTTATCAACGCATTGTCACTTCTACTATTGAATGGTTAGATACTCTCATGGCCGGGGGTGCTATTGAACCTTCTACAGTCATTCAACTTCAGGATAACTCTTCTGGACAATTAGGCTTAAGACCTGAATTAACTGCCTCTATCGCCCGTGCTGCGGTGACTCGTATGGCTGATAATAGTCATCCCCAACGTCTTTGTTATCGGGCTAATGTCTTTCGTAATCCGCCTATGGGCTATCATGGCAAACAATTAGAATTTTATCAGGCCGGGGTAGAATTATTGTTTGTGGGGGGCGTTTTAGCTGATGCAGAAATTCTCTTATTAGCTGCTCAATGTCTTCAACAGTTAGGCTTTCCTCAGTGGCATTTAATGGTTGGAGAGGCCGGTTTAACGCGATCGCTACTTTCAGTATTTCCAGACCCTTTAAGGGAACAGGTGCGAGACTGTTTAGCTCAACTTGATTATGTTAGTTTAGAAAATTTAGATTATCATTCTACAGATTTACAACAAAGGGCTAAATTACTGTTTAATTTACGGGGAAATCCGGCGGATGTACTAGAAAAAGTGATGGGTTTAGAGCTAGATGAGAGGGGACAACAAAGTTTAACTAATCTTAAATCTCTGGTAGACCTGATTAATGAAAGTTCTGGGACTCCTTTACCCTTGACCTTAGATTTGAGTTTGATTCAAACCTTTGATTATTATACGGGAATTGTGTTTAAGGTAATTGGTCAAACGGATAACCAACTGCGGGTTTTAGGGCAAGGAGGACGTTACGACCAATTATTAGGGGTTTATCATCCTCAAGGAAAATCTGCCCCTGGTATTGGCTTTTCTCTCAATTTGGAGGAATTACACGCTGGTTTGTTGAAGACCTCAATATTACCCCAAACTCCCCCTATTATTGATTGGTTAGTGATTCCTCGAACTCCCCAAGCTCAAGGGTCGGCCTTACGTCATGCTCAAACCCTAAGAAATACTCCCAACCAAGGACGGGTAGAAATTGACTTAGGGGGACGCTCATCAACAGAAATCCATGATTATGCCCTTGAGTGTTCGATTAAAAATTTAGCTTGGGTTGACCATGACGAAACAGTTGTTATTGAAAATTTATTTTAA
- a CDS encoding cell division protein SepF: MQNTSRLDWSVQEFSQAEVVVKIVKTVEETGQALQLLQQRKTVILVLDRLNAEQAQRVVDWMAGGTCAIDGQTFWIGEKTFLFVPNQVEIKSSRSAPAPVSPYLKNKQPSPSLK, encoded by the coding sequence ATGCAAAACACATCCCGACTCGATTGGTCTGTTCAGGAATTCTCTCAAGCTGAAGTTGTTGTGAAAATAGTCAAAACAGTAGAAGAAACGGGCCAGGCCCTTCAACTGTTACAACAACGCAAGACAGTAATTTTGGTCTTAGACCGTTTAAACGCAGAGCAAGCTCAGCGAGTGGTAGACTGGATGGCAGGGGGAACTTGTGCCATTGACGGACAGACATTTTGGATTGGGGAAAAGACCTTTTTGTTTGTCCCTAATCAAGTAGAAATTAAGTCTAGTCGTTCCGCTCCTGCTCCCGTGTCCCCTTATCTAAAAAATAAACAACCATCCCCATCTTTAAAATAA
- a CDS encoding caspase family protein, with product MENFRAIVIGIDYYLHCPPLKSSETNAQAIYRYFFEDAHIPSHQLQLLTDTSPSPGKNSTYPNQENIRQWINNGSIPVKMGWFFFQGYGINYQGQDYLMPIDGQLQAIAETGIHLRSLLERLQRSIQQLIIVLDLYPIVGDSRLGEQILDFAQKRGIKLILYREPYQNSSQGVKFTTALLEALRYYGHHLTLSALEAYLQERLLGVKSSHKLVVITPTPQTSRQPLIPSPPVPVKQRSRPVVNKPLVTLPTLTLPPLPQPKVAAVSSHHHPITPSSHHPITPSPHHPTPSPHSITPSSPKRKGFFLGGGIVLLMGLFGSFFLLFNNSNFWNGKEESQKNREILNKAKITLSIHQASRFSQSIALARQIYPDTPFYNEAQTSIIRWSEAILEIAQGRAMKGDFEGAIIAAQLVPQEQKTLYLLAQKYLQNWQKLSQQKQYNQVLIDAALGLIRPQQGFFLQSSNYHPSSY from the coding sequence ATGGAAAATTTTCGAGCTATAGTTATCGGTATTGATTATTATCTTCATTGTCCCCCCTTAAAAAGTTCTGAAACCAATGCTCAAGCTATCTATCGCTATTTTTTTGAAGACGCTCACATTCCCTCTCATCAATTACAATTATTAACGGATACTTCTCCTTCTCCTGGGAAAAATTCTACTTATCCCAATCAAGAGAATATTCGACAATGGATCAATAATGGATCAATTCCTGTCAAAATGGGTTGGTTTTTCTTTCAAGGGTATGGTATTAATTATCAAGGACAAGACTATTTAATGCCTATTGATGGTCAACTCCAAGCTATTGCTGAAACCGGAATACATCTGCGATCGCTTTTAGAAAGATTACAACGTAGTATACAACAACTAATCATTGTCCTCGATCTTTACCCTATAGTGGGAGATAGTAGATTAGGGGAACAAATCCTTGATTTTGCCCAAAAGAGAGGAATTAAACTGATTTTATACCGTGAACCCTATCAAAATTCCTCTCAAGGGGTTAAATTTACTACAGCCCTATTAGAAGCTCTACGCTACTATGGTCATCATCTCACCTTAAGCGCATTAGAAGCTTATCTCCAGGAAAGATTGCTTGGGGTCAAATCTTCCCATAAACTGGTAGTCATTACACCGACTCCTCAAACCAGTCGTCAACCCCTCATCCCTTCCCCCCCAGTACCAGTTAAACAACGTTCAAGACCTGTTGTCAATAAACCATTAGTCACCCTTCCTACCCTGACTTTACCCCCTTTACCTCAACCGAAAGTTGCTGCTGTTTCCTCACATCATCATCCCATCACCCCATCATCCCATCACCCCATCACCCCATCACCCCATCACCCCACCCCATCACCCCACTCCATCACCCCATCATCTCCTAAACGAAAAGGGTTCTTTTTAGGGGGAGGAATTGTTTTATTAATGGGATTATTTGGGTCATTCTTTCTACTTTTTAATAACTCAAATTTCTGGAATGGTAAGGAAGAAAGTCAGAAAAATAGAGAGATTTTAAATAAGGCTAAAATTACCTTAAGTATTCATCAAGCATCCCGTTTTAGTCAAAGCATTGCCCTTGCTCGTCAAATTTATCCTGATACTCCTTTTTATAATGAAGCGCAAACCAGTATTATCCGGTGGAGTGAAGCTATTTTAGAAATTGCCCAAGGACGAGCAATGAAAGGAGATTTTGAGGGAGCGATTATCGCTGCTCAATTAGTACCTCAAGAACAAAAAACTCTTTATTTGTTAGCTCAAAAATACCTGCAAAATTGGCAAAAACTTAGCCAACAAAAGCAATATAATCAAGTTTTGATTGATGCAGCACTTGGGTTAATTCGACCACAGCAAGGCTTCTTCCTACAATCGAGCAATTACCACCCTTCGTCATATTAA
- a CDS encoding carbonic anhydrase, with protein sequence MKRRTLITSIPIGLAATTFSLSYPSLMAAIAGEKHAEWGYNNSEHWGDLAQDYAACKIGNEQSPIDLRSAIKSELQPIEISYQNIPLRLINNGHTIQVNSNPGNYLILDQTKFELLQFHFHHPSEHTITGEKYPMEIHFVHKNEQGLLAVVGVFLKEGAENKILEPIWKAMPNHKSSEKIIKEVALSMTELLPTNSNSYRYFGSLTTPPCSEIVNWVVFQEPIEISSAQINQFRQIFPLNARPIQPLNRRFLLTSI encoded by the coding sequence ATGAAACGACGGACTCTAATCACATCTATTCCTATTGGATTAGCAGCAACAACATTCAGCCTAAGCTATCCCTCTTTAATGGCAGCAATTGCTGGAGAAAAACATGCAGAATGGGGCTATAATAATTCGGAACATTGGGGTGATCTTGCTCAAGACTATGCAGCTTGTAAAATCGGTAATGAACAATCTCCCATTGACTTAAGATCAGCTATTAAGTCTGAACTGCAACCAATTGAGATTTCTTATCAGAATATTCCCTTGCGACTAATCAATAATGGTCATACCATTCAAGTTAATAGTAATCCGGGTAATTATCTGATTCTCGATCAGACAAAATTTGAATTATTACAGTTTCATTTTCACCATCCTAGTGAACATACTATAACCGGAGAAAAATATCCGATGGAAATACATTTTGTTCACAAAAATGAGCAAGGGTTATTAGCTGTTGTCGGAGTTTTTCTCAAAGAAGGAGCAGAAAATAAGATCCTAGAACCAATTTGGAAAGCAATGCCAAATCATAAAAGTTCTGAGAAAATTATCAAAGAAGTTGCCTTATCTATGACGGAACTTTTACCCACTAATAGTAATAGTTATCGTTATTTTGGCTCTTTAACTACCCCTCCTTGTTCAGAAATTGTTAATTGGGTAGTTTTTCAAGAACCCATTGAAATTTCTTCAGCACAAATTAATCAATTTCGACAAATTTTTCCATTAAATGCTCGTCCTATTCAACCCCTTAATCGTCGATTTCTTCTAACCTCTATATAA
- a CDS encoding DUF547 domain-containing protein, with amino-acid sequence MQPLNRYLISLSVFILLSGCRVTTISSSGNNSSVVASSVSVSNDTFNYNNYAIILKTYVNNQGLINYRRLQSNRHLLDQFNQSIGEVSLSNYESWNESEKLAFLINAYNAFTLQSIIDQTPIKSSIRDIPGVWKLRKFKIAGQEKTLDNIEHDTIRKEFNEPRIHVALVCAAKSCPILHNEPYTSEKLDQQLHNQVEKFIKSSQGFRIDKEQGKVYLSSIFEWYGDDWKANYAAKEGFTGSETERAVLNFLSNYLPIDNQVYLRQGNYRIDYLNYDWSLNKQ; translated from the coding sequence ATGCAACCCTTAAATCGTTATTTAATCTCTTTATCTGTCTTTATCTTACTATCTGGCTGTAGGGTCACTACTATTTCATCTTCTGGAAATAATTCATCAGTCGTTGCTAGTTCTGTTTCAGTTAGTAATGATACATTTAATTATAATAATTATGCTATAATCCTAAAAACGTATGTTAATAACCAAGGATTAATTAACTACAGAAGATTACAAAGTAATCGCCATTTATTAGATCAGTTTAATCAATCAATTGGAGAAGTTTCATTAAGTAACTACGAATCTTGGAATGAGTCAGAAAAACTGGCTTTTCTCATTAATGCTTATAATGCTTTTACGTTACAATCCATTATTGATCAAACTCCGATAAAAAGTAGTATTCGAGATATTCCTGGAGTTTGGAAGTTGCGTAAATTTAAAATTGCTGGACAAGAAAAAACTCTCGATAATATTGAACATGATACCATCCGCAAAGAGTTTAATGAACCTCGAATTCACGTGGCTTTAGTGTGTGCTGCTAAAAGTTGTCCTATTCTACACAATGAACCTTATACCTCTGAAAAACTTGATCAACAATTACATAATCAAGTGGAAAAATTTATTAAGAGTTCTCAGGGTTTCCGCATAGATAAAGAGCAAGGTAAGGTTTATTTATCGTCTATTTTTGAATGGTATGGGGATGATTGGAAAGCTAATTATGCTGCTAAAGAGGGATTTACCGGAAGTGAAACAGAACGGGCTGTTTTAAACTTTTTAAGTAATTATTTACCTATAGACAATCAAGTTTATTTACGTCAAGGAAACTACAGAATTGATTATCTAAACTATGATTGGTCATTAAATAAACAATAA
- a CDS encoding glycosyltransferase, whose protein sequence is MDSSNSIYKKIKKALTNGSILPKYKATWILLGIVGFFSAIALAWLLGEKNIVELFNQLNIWQEQPLLGIEVPINNPFSLYFPTLIFFIITQVVMKLSPQPKYWSRGVIILILLGLIIRYFLWRTLSTLNLSNPVDGIFSLGLFLLELVVIISSIIQLVLRLNIKERRREADLYSQAVIEGSYHPSVDIFIPTYNEHYFILKRTVIGCQALNYANKEIYILDDTRRTEIKQLAEELGCYYINRPDNLDAKAGNINHAIAQTQGDLIAVFDADFIPTNNFLERTVGFFQKKKIALIQTPQSFYNSDPITRNLGLDNIVNAEEEVFYRQTELVNDAAGCVVCCGTSFVVRRSLLEEVGGFVTESISEDYLTGIRLSARGYEVIYLNEKLSAGLAAESISSYIAQRLRWGRGTLQALFIKENPFTIAGLNFRQRLANFQGIIFWLNVIHRSIFLVIPFLYYSCGIIFFKASSSEIIYLFLPLCITQISVSRWLSSYAHSWFFSEIYSLVSCVPVAINSLKVMLNPFETKFTVTPKGISRERYIYHWKLAFPLIFLFVINLISLFFNLKEALTEITGINLGLYWSTYNLIIIGVALCAFLDKPQPQLSESFPIKKKVKLINSTQTLEGETIEISEQTAIVKLPNNVSLDGVILLDIDRLRLKSQIIEQKIVNHEIEIKVQFLNLNLSQERQLINLLYCQPGRWKFKELQKNPGELYSLWLMLKIVLRRKMVV, encoded by the coding sequence ATGGACAGTTCTAATTCAATTTACAAAAAAATCAAAAAAGCCTTGACTAATGGCTCTATTTTACCAAAGTATAAGGCGACTTGGATTTTATTAGGAATTGTAGGATTTTTTTCTGCGATCGCTTTAGCTTGGTTATTAGGTGAAAAAAATATAGTTGAACTTTTTAATCAATTAAATATTTGGCAAGAACAGCCACTTTTGGGAATAGAAGTACCTATTAATAATCCTTTTTCTTTATATTTCCCCACACTAATCTTTTTTATTATTACTCAAGTGGTAATGAAATTATCTCCTCAACCTAAATATTGGTCACGAGGAGTGATTATTTTGATTTTATTAGGATTAATAATTCGTTATTTTTTATGGCGAACGCTGTCTACATTAAATCTATCTAACCCGGTGGATGGTATCTTTAGCTTAGGTTTATTTTTGCTAGAATTAGTAGTAATTATCAGCAGCATAATTCAATTAGTTTTAAGGCTAAATATAAAAGAAAGACGACGAGAAGCAGATCTCTATAGTCAAGCAGTTATTGAGGGAAGTTATCATCCTTCTGTTGATATTTTCATTCCCACTTATAACGAACATTATTTTATTTTAAAACGAACGGTAATCGGTTGTCAAGCTTTAAATTATGCCAATAAAGAAATTTATATTTTAGATGATACAAGACGAACTGAGATCAAACAATTAGCCGAAGAATTAGGATGTTATTATATTAACCGTCCAGATAATTTAGATGCTAAAGCGGGTAACATAAATCATGCTATTGCTCAAACTCAAGGAGATTTAATTGCGGTATTTGATGCTGATTTTATTCCAACTAATAATTTTCTTGAGCGAACAGTTGGTTTTTTTCAAAAGAAGAAAATTGCTTTAATTCAAACTCCACAAAGCTTTTATAATTCTGATCCTATTACTCGTAATTTAGGATTAGATAATATTGTTAATGCAGAAGAAGAAGTTTTTTATCGTCAAACAGAATTAGTCAACGATGCGGCAGGATGTGTAGTTTGTTGTGGGACATCTTTTGTGGTTAGACGAAGTTTATTAGAGGAAGTTGGAGGGTTTGTTACTGAGTCCATTTCTGAGGATTATTTAACAGGAATTCGTCTATCAGCAAGAGGATATGAGGTAATTTATCTTAATGAAAAATTGAGTGCTGGTTTAGCAGCAGAAAGTATTTCATCTTATATTGCTCAAAGATTACGTTGGGGTAGAGGAACTCTACAAGCTTTATTTATTAAGGAAAATCCTTTTACTATTGCTGGGTTAAATTTCAGACAAAGATTAGCTAATTTTCAGGGTATAATTTTTTGGTTAAATGTAATTCATCGATCTATTTTTTTAGTAATTCCTTTTCTTTATTATTCTTGTGGTATTATCTTTTTTAAAGCTTCAAGTTCTGAAATTATTTATCTATTTTTACCTTTGTGTATAACCCAAATTTCTGTATCAAGGTGGTTGAGTTCATATGCTCATTCTTGGTTCTTTTCTGAAATATATAGTTTAGTAAGTTGTGTTCCAGTTGCTATAAATAGTCTCAAAGTTATGCTTAACCCTTTTGAAACAAAATTTACGGTAACTCCTAAAGGTATTTCTCGCGAAAGATACATTTATCATTGGAAATTAGCTTTTCCTTTAATCTTTCTTTTTGTCATTAACTTGATAAGTTTATTCTTCAATTTAAAAGAGGCATTAACTGAGATTACTGGAATTAATTTAGGTTTATATTGGAGTACCTATAATTTAATAATTATAGGAGTTGCTTTATGTGCTTTTTTGGATAAACCACAACCCCAATTATCTGAAAGTTTTCCCATTAAGAAAAAAGTTAAGTTAATTAATTCAACTCAAACCTTAGAAGGAGAAACGATAGAGATTTCAGAACAGACTGCAATTGTTAAATTACCGAATAATGTATCTTTAGATGGTGTTATTTTATTAGACATAGATAGGTTAAGATTAAAGAGTCAAATCATTGAGCAAAAAATAGTTAATCATGAAATAGAGATAAAGGTTCAATTTTTAAATTTAAATTTATCTCAAGAAAGACAACTTATTAATCTCTTATATTGTCAACCTGGTAGATGGAAATTCAAAGAGTTACAGAAGAATCCAGGAGAATTATATTCCTTGTGGTTAATGTTAAAAATAGTTTTGAGGAGAAAGATGGTTGTATAA